From Cellvibrio zantedeschiae, the proteins below share one genomic window:
- a CDS encoding toxic anion resistance protein, with translation MAATIEQEKPVTNLQVLTKEMIAPEMAVPAAGTSDEMEAAANKVVDHLFKVDVQNETAKAAAVSSVETMGLRAQQEASRRSQMLKQPIAVLARNSEDGGPVAKSLLDLRDQVEDLDPNKYDFSASGIRRLLGSIPGIGSPIRRYFSKFQSSEAVIDNIVAALEKGGEQLKRDNITLADDQKHFRELAVKLAQAVAFGQLIDAKLVEKLNEVLKEDPLYSFIEQELLFPLRQRIMDLQQQQAVAQQSVLTVEVIIRNNKELIRGVQRALNVTVNALSTAVTLALALENQRITLEKVKQVNQVTNDLIAGTAAKLRTQGVEIHKQAASTMLDMEVLKKAFQDIAAALDDIERFRSDALPAMQQTIQEMDTANIENAERIETLIRGRESQTKMGVATDEDIFEFIDKPKAE, from the coding sequence ATGGCTGCTACTATCGAACAAGAAAAACCCGTTACCAATTTACAGGTTCTTACCAAAGAAATGATTGCACCAGAAATGGCTGTGCCTGCTGCGGGTACCAGCGACGAAATGGAAGCCGCTGCCAATAAAGTAGTTGATCATTTGTTTAAAGTGGATGTTCAAAATGAAACTGCAAAAGCTGCAGCGGTTAGCTCAGTGGAAACCATGGGCTTGCGTGCGCAGCAAGAGGCATCGCGTCGCTCACAAATGCTCAAGCAACCTATAGCGGTGCTGGCGCGCAATTCTGAAGATGGTGGCCCGGTGGCAAAATCTTTACTGGATTTGCGCGATCAAGTGGAGGATTTGGATCCCAACAAATACGATTTTTCTGCGTCTGGTATTCGCCGTTTATTGGGCAGCATCCCGGGTATAGGTTCACCCATTCGCCGCTACTTTTCGAAATTCCAGTCTTCGGAAGCAGTTATCGACAATATTGTTGCTGCGTTGGAAAAAGGTGGTGAGCAATTAAAGCGTGACAATATTACCTTGGCAGATGACCAAAAACATTTTCGTGAGTTAGCGGTCAAGCTTGCGCAAGCGGTTGCTTTTGGCCAATTGATTGACGCCAAGCTGGTAGAAAAGCTTAATGAAGTTTTAAAGGAAGATCCGCTCTATTCATTTATTGAGCAGGAATTATTATTCCCGCTGCGCCAACGCATTATGGATTTGCAACAACAACAAGCGGTTGCCCAGCAATCTGTGTTGACGGTAGAAGTTATTATTCGCAACAACAAAGAATTAATTCGCGGTGTACAACGCGCTCTGAATGTTACGGTTAATGCACTGAGTACGGCAGTTACGCTTGCACTTGCGTTGGAAAATCAACGCATCACATTGGAGAAAGTTAAGCAAGTCAATCAAGTGACTAACGATTTAATTGCAGGTACAGCGGCTAAGTTGCGCACTCAGGGAGTTGAAATCCACAAGCAAGCAGCATCAACCATGTTGGATATGGAAGTGCTTAAAAAAGCATTCCAGGATATTGCAGCTGCACTGGATGATATAGAGCGCTTCCGCAGCGATGCCTTGCCAGCCATGCAGCAGACAATTCAGGAAATGGATACCGCTAATATCGAAAACGCAGAGCGCATTGAAACTTTGATCCGTGGTCGCGAATCGCAAACCAAAATGGGCGTTGCGACAGATGAAGATATTTTTGAATTTATCGATAAGCCAAAAGCGGAATAA
- a CDS encoding phosphate ABC transporter substrate-binding/OmpA family protein, with translation MSGHVKVAMGLFVAGALALFGYWFWNERKVENAFYQTSDAAGAKDKIRIAVDSWVGYYPLCSVGLKRRLREVGYSLECVDDGANYPERINALARGEYDFAVATVDSYVHAGVAARYPGVVVAVIDESKGGDALVARKDKLASIDDLKKGSPHIALTPNSPSDYLAKSLSVHFGIPTLARGKPWRAEVAGSGEALKSLRSGKVDAAVLWEPDVSRALANENYHRIIGTEKTQRLIVDVLLAQRERSHDQPEKVKVFLQQYFRMLKQYRDDSNLFEQELADFTKLKPAEVAVMVKGVKWASLAENVELWMAHTAEVPSQEALISSIESVVAVLKEYGDLDANPLPDGDAYRLVNSAFVHGLYQESETGIFKGAAQANQNANEYAELSDAQWAALREVGTLKMRPISFASGSDILTIEDKEQLDQITENLSHYPSFRVEIRGHSGVRGDAEENKLLSQSRAESVARYLELTHNIPTARMHPVGFGGSKPLVRQSDESERAYNYRLPRVELVLLGAEL, from the coding sequence ATGAGTGGTCACGTCAAGGTTGCAATGGGTTTATTTGTGGCGGGTGCACTGGCGTTGTTTGGTTATTGGTTTTGGAATGAAAGAAAAGTTGAAAATGCTTTTTACCAAACATCGGATGCCGCTGGCGCTAAAGATAAAATTCGAATCGCAGTAGATTCATGGGTGGGTTATTACCCTTTATGTTCTGTTGGGCTAAAGCGTCGTTTGCGCGAAGTAGGTTACTCGCTGGAATGTGTGGATGACGGTGCAAATTATCCAGAGCGTATTAATGCGTTGGCGCGTGGTGAATATGATTTCGCGGTAGCCACAGTAGATAGTTATGTGCATGCGGGTGTCGCAGCGCGCTACCCCGGAGTAGTGGTTGCGGTGATCGACGAATCAAAAGGTGGAGATGCCCTGGTTGCGCGCAAAGATAAGCTTGCGTCGATTGACGATTTGAAAAAAGGCAGCCCACACATTGCATTGACTCCCAACTCTCCCAGCGATTATCTAGCTAAATCGCTTTCGGTGCATTTTGGAATTCCAACCCTTGCACGTGGTAAACCCTGGCGTGCAGAAGTTGCAGGTTCAGGCGAAGCCTTAAAAAGTTTGCGTTCAGGCAAAGTGGATGCTGCTGTGTTGTGGGAACCGGATGTAAGCCGCGCGCTGGCCAATGAAAATTATCACCGCATAATTGGTACAGAAAAAACCCAACGTTTAATTGTGGATGTTTTGCTCGCACAGCGTGAGCGCAGTCATGATCAGCCGGAAAAAGTGAAAGTATTCTTACAACAGTATTTTCGCATGTTGAAACAATATCGCGATGACTCAAATTTATTTGAGCAGGAGTTGGCTGATTTTACCAAGCTTAAACCTGCTGAAGTTGCCGTCATGGTTAAAGGAGTGAAGTGGGCGTCGCTTGCTGAAAACGTAGAGTTGTGGATGGCGCACACCGCCGAGGTTCCGTCGCAAGAAGCGTTAATCAGCTCTATTGAATCTGTGGTAGCGGTGCTTAAAGAATATGGTGATCTGGATGCGAATCCTTTACCGGATGGCGATGCTTATAGATTGGTGAACAGCGCATTTGTGCACGGCCTTTATCAGGAAAGTGAAACGGGAATATTCAAGGGTGCGGCTCAGGCCAATCAAAATGCTAATGAATATGCCGAACTTAGCGATGCACAATGGGCTGCGTTGCGTGAAGTGGGTACGCTGAAAATGCGTCCCATCAGTTTTGCATCGGGCAGTGATATTTTGACCATTGAAGATAAAGAGCAGTTAGATCAAATCACAGAAAATTTATCGCATTACCCCAGCTTTCGTGTAGAAATTCGCGGTCATTCCGGCGTGCGCGGTGATGCAGAGGAAAATAAACTTTTGTCGCAATCCCGTGCTGAATCTGTTGCGCGTTATTTGGAGTTGACGCACAACATTCCTACAGCACGTATGCATCCCGTTGGTTTTGGTGGCAGTAAACCGCTTGTGCGTCAGTCTGACGAGTCCGAGCGCGCCTACAATTATCGTTTGCCTCGCGTTGAGCTGGTGTTGTTGGGGGCAGAGTTGTGA
- a CDS encoding ABC transporter permease — MANSDRKLFWGVHAQQPKWLKIILGTLPFVLLLIAYLWAADVRHTENPDDKLLPGISQMVEAMSPLMFEENRRSGTYVFWDDSLASLKRLAVGVGLAYLVALWIGMNMGVFSGMESMGGPFSTFIAMVPPLALLPILFITLGVDELAKVALIFIGAAPVMLRDIYLSTKALPREQLVKTLTLGGTDSAYVYRVVLPQLLPRSIDTLRLNLGAAWLFLIAAEAIASTNGLGYRIFLVRRYLAMDVIIPYVAWITLLGFTLDYLLRVFSRKIFPWYHGGGK; from the coding sequence ATGGCAAACTCTGATCGAAAATTATTCTGGGGTGTGCATGCACAGCAACCCAAATGGCTGAAAATAATTTTAGGTACCTTGCCATTTGTGCTCTTGCTGATTGCTTATCTCTGGGCTGCGGATGTGCGCCACACAGAAAACCCGGACGACAAATTGTTGCCGGGTATCAGTCAAATGGTAGAAGCCATGTCGCCCTTAATGTTTGAAGAAAATCGCCGCAGTGGTACCTATGTATTTTGGGATGATAGTCTCGCGAGTTTGAAGCGTCTCGCGGTGGGAGTTGGTCTTGCCTATCTTGTAGCCCTGTGGATTGGCATGAATATGGGTGTCTTCAGCGGCATGGAATCCATGGGCGGGCCTTTTAGTACCTTTATTGCCATGGTGCCGCCTTTAGCCTTATTACCCATTTTATTTATTACGTTGGGTGTTGATGAACTCGCGAAAGTTGCATTGATTTTTATTGGTGCCGCACCCGTTATGTTGCGCGATATTTATTTGTCGACCAAAGCTCTGCCGCGTGAACAATTGGTCAAAACGCTAACCTTGGGTGGAACCGATTCGGCCTACGTTTATCGAGTCGTATTGCCACAATTGTTGCCGCGCTCTATTGATACATTGCGTTTGAATTTGGGCGCAGCCTGGTTATTTTTAATTGCAGCAGAGGCTATAGCGTCAACAAACGGTTTGGGTTATCGAATTTTTCTTGTGCGCCGTTATCTGGCGATGGATGTCATTATTCCTTACGTGGCATGGATCACCTTGTTAGGCTTCACGTTGGATTATCTTCTGCGCGTATTTAGCCGAAAAATATTTCCCTGGTATCACGGAGGTGGAAAATGA
- a CDS encoding DUF4166 domain-containing protein, whose product MDNVFAKIIGSDYALLSAPVREFHEVQNAVYEGFAVVKGSNNPISRIVRRIFSFPVPAKNTSVSILITRTPELDQWSRDFGGRKFSSSFSQNNVGKVLSESFGPFYFYFSLTVSDSRLNWNFERWSLGVLPLPKFLGPKIKSWEGEGENGGYRFFSEAHFPVLGQLIYYDGTVFKKTT is encoded by the coding sequence ATGGATAATGTTTTTGCGAAAATTATTGGTAGTGATTACGCCTTATTGTCAGCCCCTGTTCGTGAGTTCCATGAGGTTCAGAATGCGGTCTACGAAGGATTTGCTGTTGTAAAGGGGTCAAATAATCCGATTTCCAGAATTGTACGCAGAATATTCAGTTTTCCCGTTCCTGCAAAAAATACTTCAGTGTCAATTCTTATAACTCGTACGCCTGAATTAGATCAATGGAGTAGGGATTTTGGTGGTAGAAAGTTTTCTTCTTCGTTCTCACAGAATAATGTTGGCAAGGTTTTAAGTGAGTCCTTCGGGCCATTTTATTTTTATTTTTCGCTCACGGTATCTGATAGTCGCCTGAATTGGAATTTTGAACGTTGGTCGTTAGGTGTACTTCCTTTACCAAAATTTCTTGGTCCTAAAATTAAATCGTGGGAGGGAGAGGGGGAAAATGGGGGATACCGTTTTTTCTCGGAAGCTCATTTTCCGGTACTTGGTCAGCTCATATATTACGATGGTACTGTTTTTAAAAAGACCACATAA
- a CDS encoding ABC transporter ATP-binding protein, with protein MNSPLKLHLEDVYKSYGEKVVLDNIDLKVSAGDLCTVVGPSGCGKTTLLRLLLGQEIADAGKILIDGKPVSHPDPVRGIVYQKYSLFPHLSVFDNVMLGLRLGASPWWLPWRDKTEDKDFAMHMLEKLRLTDARHKYPHELSGGMQQRVAIAQALVKRPPILLMDEPFGALDPDTREQMQLYLMELHEELALTIFFVTHDLEEACYIGTRLLMVSQYYSDDRGHEDGVRRGAKIVADHLLQRQPLATTVKDSREFREFIAELRQTGFNPANKQHAKEFNLRHPQSFQTLTDAEHVRT; from the coding sequence ATGAATTCTCCTCTGAAGTTACATCTGGAAGATGTCTATAAATCCTATGGCGAAAAAGTGGTGCTCGACAATATAGATCTTAAGGTTAGTGCTGGAGATTTATGTACCGTAGTAGGGCCAAGTGGTTGTGGTAAAACAACGCTGTTGCGCTTGCTGCTTGGGCAAGAAATTGCAGATGCAGGAAAAATTTTAATTGATGGTAAACCCGTTTCGCACCCCGATCCGGTACGCGGAATTGTTTATCAGAAATATTCGCTATTTCCTCATCTAAGTGTGTTTGACAATGTAATGCTTGGTTTGCGTCTTGGGGCTTCACCATGGTGGTTGCCGTGGCGGGATAAAACAGAAGATAAAGATTTTGCGATGCATATGTTGGAAAAGCTTCGCCTAACTGATGCTCGCCATAAATATCCCCACGAATTATCGGGTGGTATGCAGCAACGTGTCGCCATTGCGCAAGCTTTGGTAAAACGTCCACCGATATTATTGATGGATGAACCTTTTGGAGCGCTCGACCCTGATACGCGTGAGCAAATGCAATTGTATTTAATGGAGTTGCATGAAGAATTGGCGCTAACAATCTTTTTTGTTACCCATGATTTGGAAGAGGCTTGCTACATAGGTACACGTTTGCTAATGGTCTCGCAATATTATTCTGATGATCGCGGTCATGAGGATGGTGTGAGGCGCGGAGCAAAAATCGTAGCTGATCATTTGTTGCAAAGACAACCACTTGCAACAACGGTGAAAGATAGCCGCGAGTTCCGTGAATTTATTGCGGAGTTGCGCCAGACCGGTTTTAACCCGGCCAATAAGCAACATGCAAAAGAATTTAATTTGCGACATCCGCAATCGTTTCAAACGTTGACTGATGCAGAGCATGTTAGAACTTAA
- the tadA gene encoding tRNA adenosine(34) deaminase TadA, producing MTDVQQLNDEKYMRRAIELAAQGEQLGEVPVGAVIVCDDEIIGEGFNQPITGHDPTAHAEVVALRIAAERVQNYRLVNSTLYVTLEPCTMCVGALIHARIARLVFGTTEPKAGVVVSQAQLIDSSYFNHRIAVQGGVLAETCQHQLSDFFRRRREELKQQKNENKLVE from the coding sequence ATGACAGATGTTCAGCAATTAAATGACGAAAAATATATGCGTCGCGCCATTGAGCTGGCTGCGCAAGGCGAGCAATTGGGTGAAGTTCCTGTAGGTGCGGTGATTGTTTGTGATGACGAAATTATTGGCGAAGGGTTTAATCAACCCATTACCGGCCACGACCCTACCGCTCATGCAGAAGTAGTCGCTTTGCGTATCGCAGCTGAACGTGTTCAAAATTATCGGCTCGTTAATTCTACTCTTTATGTAACACTGGAGCCGTGCACCATGTGTGTGGGTGCTTTAATTCATGCGCGTATTGCTCGCTTGGTGTTTGGTACAACCGAACCAAAAGCTGGCGTTGTTGTAAGTCAGGCTCAGTTAATTGATTCCAGTTATTTTAATCATCGCATTGCAGTGCAGGGTGGTGTTTTAGCTGAAACGTGTCAGCATCAATTAAGTGATTTTTTTCGGCGCAGACGAGAAGAGTTAAAGCAGCAGAAGAATGAAAATAAATTGGTTGAGTAA
- a CDS encoding CaiB/BaiF CoA transferase family protein, whose translation MKTSRRPLDGIRVIEIGQLLAGPFAGCMLAYFGAEVIKIEPPEGDPIRGWRVLENGTSHWWRSIGRNKKSITLDLKKSEGQQIARQLIDKADVVIENFRPGVMEGWGLGPDEIKKSNPKLVYARISGYGQTGPYASKPGFASVCEGMSGFRYVNGFADQAPVRPNLSIGDTISGIHAALGIALALLERERNGEGEGQVVDVALYESMFNLMEAVVPEFSGAGVIRQPSGTTVTGIVPTNTYRCKNRKYVVIGGNGDSIFQRLMDVAGHPEMANDPRMANNAGRVIHEAEIDHALATWCLSKDADEILELLDKARVPAGPIYNVEDMFADPHFNARGMFEQVEINGKPLKIPAILPKLSETPGRTDWPGGEVGSHTLDVLEGILNFNAGDIAKLKEQGVI comes from the coding sequence ATGAAAACATCTCGTCGCCCCTTAGATGGCATACGTGTTATTGAAATCGGCCAATTACTTGCTGGCCCTTTTGCGGGTTGTATGCTCGCGTATTTCGGTGCAGAAGTTATTAAAATCGAACCGCCGGAAGGTGATCCTATTCGTGGTTGGCGTGTGTTGGAAAATGGAACATCCCATTGGTGGCGCAGCATTGGGCGCAATAAAAAAAGTATTACCTTGGATTTAAAAAAATCCGAAGGTCAGCAAATCGCACGGCAATTAATTGATAAGGCTGATGTGGTGATTGAAAATTTTCGCCCTGGTGTTATGGAAGGCTGGGGTTTGGGGCCTGATGAAATCAAAAAGTCCAATCCCAAATTGGTTTACGCACGTATTTCCGGCTACGGCCAAACAGGCCCTTATGCAAGCAAACCCGGTTTTGCATCTGTATGTGAGGGTATGAGTGGTTTTCGTTACGTAAATGGTTTTGCTGATCAAGCACCGGTGCGTCCCAATTTAAGTATTGGCGATACAATCTCAGGTATTCACGCTGCGCTTGGTATTGCACTTGCGTTGCTTGAACGTGAAAGAAATGGCGAAGGTGAAGGGCAGGTGGTTGATGTCGCGCTCTACGAATCCATGTTTAATTTAATGGAAGCTGTGGTGCCCGAATTTTCAGGCGCTGGCGTGATTCGTCAACCATCGGGCACTACGGTTACGGGAATTGTTCCCACCAACACTTATCGCTGTAAGAACAGAAAATATGTTGTTATTGGTGGCAATGGTGATTCTATTTTTCAGCGTTTAATGGACGTTGCAGGTCATCCTGAAATGGCGAATGATCCGCGTATGGCTAATAATGCTGGTCGCGTAATTCATGAGGCTGAAATTGATCATGCATTGGCAACCTGGTGTTTGAGTAAAGACGCTGATGAGATTCTTGAATTGCTTGATAAAGCACGCGTGCCTGCTGGACCCATTTATAATGTGGAAGATATGTTTGCTGACCCGCATTTTAATGCGCGGGGGATGTTTGAGCAGGTTGAGATAAATGGCAAGCCGTTAAAGATTCCAGCGATATTGCCGAAGCTTTCGGAGACGCCGGGGAGGACAGATTGGCCGGGGGGAGAGGTGGGGAGTCATACACTTGACGTATTGGAAGGTATTCTGAATTTTAATGCTGGGGATATTGCTAAATTGAAAGAGCAGGGTGTTATTTAA
- a CDS encoding DUF1653 domain-containing protein, with amino-acid sequence MTLKPGLYRHYKGNDYYVFQVAHHSETREALVVYQCLYGDYSWWVRPLTMFTETVEIGGEIIPRFAFVKEISADEAAQMNR; translated from the coding sequence ATGACTCTAAAACCCGGCCTATACCGCCACTACAAAGGCAATGACTACTACGTTTTCCAAGTCGCTCACCACAGCGAAACACGCGAAGCATTAGTTGTTTACCAATGTCTCTACGGCGACTACTCATGGTGGGTTCGTCCGCTTACTATGTTTACCGAAACTGTAGAAATCGGTGGCGAAATAATCCCGCGCTTTGCGTTTGTAAAAGAAATAAGTGCAGATGAAGCTGCGCAAATGAATAGATAG
- a CDS encoding NPCBM/NEW2 domain-containing protein, translating to MNSADEGAALVQTDCSQFRANWEVNPLSGSDYQIVSQDNNWCIGRSNLGSDTLTMTNCMQASANLWRFNLASKMDLLSSETRNGIYEIRSSGEKSKCLSLSTKSSVAEINTKQAECVRDSGQRWMLVGKLPDTAAKTELNLLVIAKPESKIPGMPERKTSTSARQKQRFWSETALPRFFHDYTNGRVKLNVYYYESPYVLTSFVDGGAVTPPDIPEDMDIILNAGWFDGILINHSAPIGGGLVTFAVSMNGFNGAFSNVPIDDSSPLFFGNDMAQLGGSVHEFMHQLDYYFEQPGLGYLRKITQLCTPTGAGMLDCGADEPIVGNYRDNTDNLGTWLAFYRDYLNGFLWSGTAGFGEPVWANSFKIRNRNSPAIPGGPFGGFSSRSTCLNLTTPLAKFAYDTSTNRNHGIINNANQSNTWSGSGFIFDGIDDYLKISNLVGDDFTISFWIKSDQVFSEGTPEGVGLVYAGADNGSGFELRGVRTSAGPDSLKFTVGNVSVQSSSDVTTNTWKHIAVVRSKTNGTTLIYVNGILEGSVSTGNVRLNGNPIIKIGSAFPFPNRIGYTSSYNDHFKGEMTDFCVSNTAMSNQEVATLATGRNIHSGPGTIYLSDMAMKSWTNGWGPIGIDKSTSGGTLSLDEKTYAKGLGPHAPSTIVYQVNGMAKRFTSDIGIDDNAKEHLSSAEFLVYGDGKLLYRSGDKYDNDPVVTVDLDISDVIELKLVTTEGQTNGTYADHTDWADAKVTLK from the coding sequence ATGAACTCTGCAGATGAAGGTGCGGCGCTCGTGCAAACAGATTGCTCGCAATTTAGAGCGAATTGGGAAGTTAATCCCCTTAGCGGTAGCGATTATCAAATTGTGTCGCAAGATAATAATTGGTGTATTGGCCGATCCAATCTTGGGTCAGACACTTTGACTATGACGAACTGCATGCAAGCTAGCGCCAACCTTTGGCGATTCAATCTCGCCAGCAAAATGGATCTGCTGTCTTCAGAAACCAGAAATGGTATTTATGAAATTCGCTCTAGTGGAGAGAAATCTAAATGTTTATCGCTCAGCACAAAATCCAGTGTTGCTGAAATAAATACAAAGCAAGCGGAATGTGTACGTGATTCAGGTCAACGTTGGATGCTAGTTGGAAAATTGCCAGACACAGCAGCCAAAACTGAACTCAATTTATTAGTCATCGCCAAACCAGAATCAAAAATTCCGGGCATGCCCGAGCGAAAAACATCAACAAGCGCGCGTCAAAAACAACGCTTCTGGTCAGAGACAGCATTGCCGCGCTTTTTTCACGACTACACCAATGGCCGCGTAAAATTAAATGTTTATTACTACGAATCTCCTTACGTTCTTACCAGCTTTGTAGATGGTGGAGCTGTAACGCCGCCCGATATTCCAGAAGATATGGATATCATTCTTAACGCAGGTTGGTTTGATGGAATACTGATTAATCACTCAGCGCCCATTGGTGGCGGCCTCGTGACTTTTGCAGTATCCATGAATGGTTTTAATGGTGCTTTTAGTAACGTACCTATTGACGATTCAAGTCCGTTATTTTTTGGCAATGATATGGCGCAACTGGGTGGATCTGTTCATGAATTTATGCACCAGCTCGATTACTATTTCGAACAACCCGGCTTAGGTTATCTGAGAAAAATCACTCAGCTGTGTACTCCTACAGGTGCGGGTATGCTCGACTGTGGCGCGGATGAACCTATTGTCGGAAACTACCGCGACAATACCGATAACCTCGGAACCTGGTTGGCCTTCTATCGCGATTATTTGAATGGTTTTTTATGGAGCGGTACCGCAGGTTTCGGTGAACCGGTCTGGGCAAATAGTTTCAAAATACGTAATCGCAATTCTCCTGCGATTCCCGGTGGGCCCTTCGGTGGATTTAGCAGTCGCTCAACCTGTCTTAATTTAACAACACCTTTAGCCAAGTTTGCTTATGACACAAGTACTAACCGCAATCACGGAATTATAAATAATGCCAATCAAAGTAATACCTGGTCAGGTTCCGGATTTATTTTCGATGGTATAGACGATTACCTGAAAATTTCTAATCTCGTAGGCGATGATTTTACTATCAGTTTTTGGATCAAGTCTGACCAGGTATTTTCCGAAGGCACTCCCGAGGGAGTTGGTTTAGTTTACGCAGGCGCCGATAACGGATCAGGTTTCGAATTGCGTGGTGTGCGAACCAGTGCGGGCCCGGACTCTTTGAAGTTCACCGTAGGAAATGTATCTGTTCAATCAAGCAGTGATGTCACAACCAACACCTGGAAACATATTGCGGTAGTACGCAGCAAAACAAACGGCACCACATTAATCTATGTAAATGGAATCCTCGAAGGCTCAGTATCTACCGGCAACGTACGTTTAAATGGTAATCCCATTATTAAAATTGGTAGCGCATTTCCCTTTCCTAATCGTATTGGTTACACCAGTTCTTACAATGATCACTTCAAAGGGGAAATGACTGATTTTTGCGTATCCAATACAGCAATGAGCAATCAGGAAGTCGCCACCCTCGCCACCGGAAGAAATATTCATTCCGGCCCGGGTACAATTTATTTATCTGATATGGCCATGAAATCTTGGACCAATGGTTGGGGTCCCATAGGGATAGACAAAAGCACCAGTGGCGGCACCTTGTCTCTCGATGAAAAAACTTATGCTAAAGGTTTGGGGCCACATGCACCAAGCACAATCGTTTATCAAGTCAACGGAATGGCCAAGCGTTTTACCAGCGACATTGGAATTGATGACAATGCAAAAGAACATCTTTCATCTGCAGAGTTCCTTGTTTATGGTGATGGGAAATTGTTGTATCGCAGTGGCGACAAATACGATAACGACCCAGTCGTAACCGTTGATCTTGATATTAGTGATGTTATTGAATTAAAACTCGTAACTACTGAAGGACAAACCAACGGCACCTACGCTGATCACACAGATTGGGCCGATGCTAAAGTCACACTGAAATAA
- a CDS encoding putative urea ABC transporter substrate-binding protein — protein MKISRKLLLAVAAFMLSSSALAANAFKVCWSHYTGWEPWQYAQDSGILKKWADKNGIKIDLTLVNDYIESVNLYTTGQFDACTMTNMDALTIPAAGGVDSTALIIGDYSNGNDGIVVRGGKTVADLKGRDILMVELSVSHYMLARALSLNGLSERDVKVINTSDADIAAAFAVQTKAAVVTWNPPLQQVRQQKGATLVFDSSKIPGEILDLMVVKTNADPRLKKALVGAWYETMKAMSGGGQTQRNAIAAMAKSAGGTEAEFNAQLTTTNMFYVPADAAKIALDPQLVKTMDTVRKFSFAKGLFGTNAKNVDAIGIEFPNAKILGDPKNIKLRFDLSITEQARDGKL, from the coding sequence ATGAAAATATCACGCAAATTATTGTTGGCTGTTGCTGCATTTATGCTGTCTTCCAGCGCGCTCGCAGCAAATGCATTTAAAGTATGTTGGTCACACTACACGGGCTGGGAGCCATGGCAGTATGCGCAAGACAGCGGCATCCTTAAAAAATGGGCCGATAAAAACGGCATTAAAATTGATTTAACCTTGGTTAATGATTACATCGAATCAGTAAACCTCTATACAACTGGTCAGTTTGATGCATGCACCATGACCAATATGGATGCGCTAACTATTCCTGCGGCGGGTGGTGTCGATTCTACGGCATTAATTATTGGTGATTATTCCAATGGTAATGACGGCATAGTCGTGCGTGGTGGTAAAACTGTTGCTGATTTGAAAGGTCGCGATATATTAATGGTTGAACTTTCGGTATCACATTATATGTTGGCGCGGGCGCTGAGTTTAAATGGATTAAGTGAACGCGATGTAAAAGTCATTAACACCTCAGATGCAGATATTGCCGCTGCATTTGCTGTGCAGACAAAAGCTGCGGTAGTGACATGGAATCCACCTTTGCAACAGGTTCGCCAGCAAAAAGGTGCAACCCTAGTGTTTGATTCGTCAAAAATTCCCGGTGAGATTTTGGATTTAATGGTTGTCAAAACCAATGCAGATCCTCGCTTGAAGAAAGCCCTGGTTGGCGCCTGGTATGAAACTATGAAAGCCATGTCTGGCGGTGGCCAGACCCAGCGTAACGCAATAGCCGCTATGGCAAAAAGTGCGGGTGGTACTGAAGCAGAATTTAATGCCCAGCTGACAACGACCAATATGTTTTACGTACCGGCAGATGCAGCGAAAATTGCGCTTGATCCACAGCTGGTAAAAACCATGGATACAGTGCGAAAATTCAGTTTTGCAAAAGGTTTATTCGGTACCAATGCAAAAAATGTAGATGCGATTGGAATTGAATTCCCTAACGCAAAAATATTGGGCGATCCAAAAAATATTAAATTGCGTTTTGACTTGTCCATAACTGAGCAGGCACGCGATGGCAAACTCTGA